Proteins encoded in a region of the Teredinibacter purpureus genome:
- a CDS encoding SDR family oxidoreductase: protein MYNGESAQEVHVDGSLEIQDNSTATRYYFITGATGLMASEFLAQVLTCDPTAQCYVLIRAECDNRLETRLNKLLTYLFPDSQEREHYRCRVQAVRGDVTVEGLGLSENDYRLISSRCTHILHAAALTDWGASHEDAWRSNVDGVNNILAFAEHCMGQLEKLVHISSAYVSGFQKGLIQPDVLSCDTPACDNYQLSKREGERLMRASWNRLPITIVRPTAVVGNAQNGRTLSYTTFYFPLQLLYNGLTLILPVAKNGHLEAVPSDWAARVMFACMHKPNTGKQCYHLSVGEGVRTNGEIRTIVYNGFNRINEYPKPTRYVPYWFYAIFLSPLLRLLLPKGKSLDEKIKLYRHYMTVKRTFDNKKTLALLNSNDRQPPCFSEYLPTLLEYAIDNRWRSRREKRSGQREVQFNKVKS, encoded by the coding sequence ATGTATAACGGCGAGTCAGCACAGGAAGTTCACGTGGACGGTAGTTTGGAAATACAGGACAACAGCACAGCAACGCGATATTATTTTATTACCGGCGCGACCGGTTTAATGGCCTCGGAATTTCTAGCGCAGGTATTAACCTGTGATCCCACCGCGCAGTGTTACGTATTGATTCGAGCCGAATGTGACAATAGGCTTGAAACCCGTTTAAATAAGTTATTAACCTACCTTTTTCCTGATTCACAAGAGCGGGAGCACTATCGTTGCCGCGTGCAGGCCGTACGTGGCGACGTAACGGTAGAAGGCTTGGGGTTGTCGGAAAATGACTACCGCCTAATCTCATCACGGTGTACCCACATATTACATGCTGCAGCGCTTACCGATTGGGGGGCATCCCACGAAGATGCCTGGCGCAGCAACGTAGACGGGGTTAACAATATCTTGGCCTTTGCTGAACACTGTATGGGCCAGCTCGAAAAGCTAGTTCATATTTCTTCGGCGTATGTCTCTGGCTTTCAAAAAGGCCTTATACAGCCGGACGTTCTCTCATGCGATACACCGGCTTGCGATAATTATCAGTTGAGTAAACGCGAAGGCGAACGCTTAATGCGAGCGTCTTGGAACCGATTGCCTATTACCATTGTGCGGCCAACGGCAGTGGTAGGGAATGCACAGAACGGACGAACCTTATCCTACACCACGTTTTATTTTCCGTTACAGCTACTCTACAACGGCCTTACATTGATTCTGCCTGTAGCCAAAAATGGACACTTGGAAGCCGTACCCTCCGACTGGGCGGCACGCGTCATGTTCGCGTGTATGCACAAACCGAATACGGGCAAACAGTGTTACCACCTTTCCGTTGGGGAAGGTGTTCGCACGAACGGCGAAATTAGAACAATCGTGTATAACGGCTTTAACCGTATAAACGAATACCCAAAACCAACGCGCTATGTACCCTATTGGTTTTACGCCATTTTTCTATCACCTCTACTACGCCTATTATTGCCGAAGGGAAAGAGCCTAGACGAAAAAATAAAACTTTACCGGCACTACATGACAGTAAAACGAACATTCGACAATAAGAAAACCTTGGCGTTACTGAATTCTAACGATAGGCAGCCACCGTGCTTTTCCGAGTACTTGCCTACATTGCTAGAGTACGCTATTGACAATAGATGGCGATCGCGGCGCGAAAAGCGTAGCGGCCAACGGGAAGTTCAGTTTAATAAAGTGAAAAGCTAG
- a CDS encoding glycoside hydrolase family 11 protein yields the protein MTVTGFKSGYLGRAAKALAIPLLSVAVVLFSAGSNAQVTISENEEGNNDGYFFTFWKDSGDASMTLYDGGRYTSSWTSATNNWVGGYGWNPGGRKTITYSGSYSANNTSYLALYGWTRNPLIEYYIVENWVNYNPSSGADNFGSVTIDGSSYQLARSQRVDKPSIDGTATFYQYWSVRNNKRTSGTIDIGAHFDAWESAGLSLGNEFYYMVMATEGYQSGGNSDVTVTEGGSGSSSSTSSSSSSSSSSSSSSSSSSSSSSSSSNGGQCSCDWYGSSYPLCNNQNSGWGWEASQSCIGIDTCSSQSGGGPVGSNCGGNSSSSSSSSSSSSSSSSSSSSSSSSSSSSSSSSSSSSSSSSSSSTGGNGANCSGVNEYPNWTASDWSGGSNNHAESGDQLVYEGTLYQANWYTSTVPGSDASWSTVGSCN from the coding sequence ATGACAGTAACGGGTTTTAAATCAGGGTATTTAGGTCGCGCAGCGAAAGCGTTAGCTATTCCCCTCCTATCGGTTGCGGTAGTTCTATTTTCGGCTGGCAGCAATGCTCAAGTCACTATTTCTGAAAACGAAGAAGGTAACAACGACGGTTATTTCTTTACGTTTTGGAAAGATTCTGGCGACGCATCAATGACGCTTTATGACGGTGGCCGCTATACCTCAAGTTGGACAAGTGCCACTAACAACTGGGTTGGTGGTTATGGCTGGAACCCCGGTGGTCGCAAGACAATTACGTACTCTGGTAGCTATAGTGCCAACAACACCAGCTATTTAGCACTTTACGGCTGGACACGAAACCCGCTGATCGAATACTACATTGTTGAAAACTGGGTGAACTATAACCCAAGTTCCGGCGCGGATAATTTCGGCTCGGTCACCATAGATGGCAGTTCTTATCAGCTGGCCCGAAGCCAACGTGTAGATAAGCCCTCTATTGATGGAACGGCAACTTTTTATCAATACTGGAGTGTACGTAACAATAAACGCACCAGCGGAACCATCGATATTGGTGCTCACTTTGATGCGTGGGAATCCGCAGGCTTAAGCTTAGGTAACGAGTTCTATTACATGGTAATGGCAACTGAAGGTTATCAAAGTGGTGGTAACTCAGATGTAACCGTTACCGAAGGCGGCTCTGGTTCTAGCTCAAGCACGAGTTCAAGTAGCTCTTCAAGTTCCAGCAGTTCGTCTAGTTCTAGCAGTTCGTCTAGTTCTAGTAGCTCTTCAAGCAACGGTGGACAATGTTCTTGTGACTGGTACGGCAGCTCTTACCCATTATGTAACAATCAAAACAGTGGCTGGGGTTGGGAAGCTAGCCAGAGCTGCATTGGTATAGACACCTGTTCATCTCAGTCTGGTGGCGGCCCTGTTGGATCAAACTGTGGTGGCAACTCTAGTTCGTCTAGCTCTTCCAGTAGTTCCAGTTCCTCCAGCAGTTCTAGCTCTTCAAGTAGTTCCAGTTCCTCCAGCAGTTCTAGCTCTTCAAGTTCTAGTTCATCTAGCAGCTCTAGCTCTTCCAGTACGGGTGGCAATGGTGCAAACTGCAGCGGTGTAAATGAATACCCTAACTGGACTGCAAGTGACTGGTCTGGCGGTAGTAACAACCACGCTGAGTCTGGCGATCAATTGGTTTACGAAGGTACGTTGTACCAAGCCAACTGGTACACCAGCACCGTACCGGGTAGCGATGCGTCTTGGAGTACCGTAGGTAGTTGTAACTAA
- a CDS encoding eCIS core domain-containing protein — protein sequence MKTMGAKDAGENDAIKSDPTSYGGYQNIPRQNEIVGTTMNRLSSTFSQNNVPTLLHANLASPLENDRESFVNPVHFAVQRKSITAHTSHDHRHSSSSSSANNTGLPNTLRAGIENLSGYSMSDVRVHYNSSKPAQLQAHAYAQGNEIHMARGQEQHLPHEAWHVVQQKQGRVRATTQLRSKVNINNDVGLEREADVMGEKALNQSVSNAKARPLKRVSSVSVASQAKAIVQRVEVGARPFEAGYGNVLSDTDWFPKAKQYEQRLGAYASNHPSASRAMYRGLSKMVEVFEKFYRDEFAADKGAILKKLFFRDDRTSAGQVGLDLNVDKMLEVLGTGSIRERMTAFYNASYYGAGYGEDLGEGFKAVLLDIVHNSKWDESDALGLDTGSLREQGRYMGGWSRSAIHALVSSIKEEKAYNYSEDIFALGNLTYQTDDRYLTNTREIAESQKDRADRPDVEKAPHRKTPEGYRKLGVALSDSELAYLFPDEKPESVWDKMTWSQSDYRRDKTKDTPLSWEEGDVCFEISPENSWYKRIHDKLKMPVVAGVSGTTARMLNSFKWLNTGVNALEFRLAIMGWMLTSWDHSLYEILRGSHIAGVKGENEEESVKDVIRMYMNVPPLSIESLRTNVGEDGMFPHEFIYRKQTLEKNSDNSQAIVPGESSSGVDIADTGKSTLYNIFGAKKGGYSNLTEAHAIAIYTYTSGAHNILNSVMSFNMSELLAKKAIWGKLSNIVDYHAQRSFLADKQAKGTNTAKDDQDLLTLKASPVEWINVLTPKKESIVNVLGDSTLQPEQRDTYREKIFNPWLSALIDQIYPELHMHANMTVEGLSNLPSVDGATVWRGDWVSKFSMDYNEGETVAFDTFSSFSRKRSNGENFASQGSLSNKMLIKLDLTGKGGKDISGLSMFPNEEEVLLMPGAMMKINKASWIKIAGEDVWFVEAEEK from the coding sequence ATGAAAACAATGGGTGCAAAGGACGCAGGGGAAAATGACGCGATAAAAAGTGACCCTACCTCGTATGGGGGTTATCAAAATATTCCCCGCCAAAATGAGATTGTCGGTACCACGATGAATCGACTATCATCCACGTTTAGTCAGAATAACGTCCCCACATTGTTACACGCGAATCTCGCTTCACCACTGGAAAATGACCGCGAATCTTTTGTAAACCCCGTTCATTTTGCTGTCCAACGCAAATCTATTACTGCGCATACTTCACACGACCATCGACATTCATCATCAAGCAGTTCTGCTAACAATACCGGCCTTCCCAATACGTTGAGAGCGGGCATTGAAAACCTGTCGGGCTATTCTATGAGTGATGTGCGGGTGCATTATAATTCGAGCAAGCCTGCTCAACTGCAGGCGCACGCCTATGCGCAGGGCAATGAAATACATATGGCTCGAGGCCAGGAACAGCACTTACCGCACGAGGCGTGGCATGTTGTACAGCAAAAGCAGGGGCGAGTGCGTGCAACGACGCAATTACGTTCCAAAGTCAATATTAACAACGATGTAGGCTTAGAGCGCGAAGCCGATGTGATGGGCGAAAAAGCGCTTAACCAGAGTGTTTCGAACGCGAAGGCGCGGCCTCTGAAACGTGTGTCGTCCGTCAGTGTGGCCAGTCAGGCCAAAGCCATAGTGCAGCGGGTAGAAGTGGGAGCGAGGCCTTTCGAAGCGGGTTACGGTAATGTTTTATCCGATACCGATTGGTTTCCAAAAGCCAAACAATACGAGCAGCGATTGGGTGCCTATGCGTCTAACCATCCAAGTGCATCGCGAGCCATGTACAGGGGCCTCAGTAAAATGGTTGAAGTGTTTGAAAAATTCTACCGCGATGAATTTGCGGCCGATAAAGGCGCTATTCTAAAAAAGCTATTCTTTCGTGACGACCGAACAAGTGCGGGACAGGTGGGGCTAGACCTTAATGTTGACAAAATGCTGGAGGTTCTTGGAACAGGCAGTATACGAGAGAGAATGACTGCCTTTTATAACGCGTCATATTACGGTGCGGGTTATGGGGAGGATCTCGGTGAAGGGTTCAAGGCCGTGTTACTGGATATTGTGCACAACTCAAAATGGGATGAATCGGATGCGCTGGGTCTGGACACCGGCTCACTAAGGGAGCAAGGGAGGTACATGGGTGGGTGGAGTCGATCGGCCATTCATGCGTTAGTCTCCAGTATAAAAGAGGAAAAAGCTTACAACTACAGTGAGGATATTTTTGCATTAGGAAACTTAACGTACCAAACGGACGATAGATACCTTACTAATACCCGCGAAATTGCTGAGAGCCAGAAAGATAGAGCCGATCGTCCTGACGTTGAAAAAGCACCACATCGTAAAACGCCGGAGGGCTACCGCAAATTGGGTGTTGCGCTTTCTGATAGCGAGCTAGCCTATTTATTTCCTGACGAAAAGCCCGAGTCAGTATGGGATAAAATGACGTGGTCACAAAGTGATTATCGTCGAGACAAAACAAAGGATACACCGCTGTCGTGGGAGGAGGGTGACGTCTGTTTTGAAATATCGCCAGAGAATAGTTGGTACAAACGAATTCACGATAAGTTGAAAATGCCAGTTGTAGCGGGTGTATCGGGTACCACAGCACGCATGTTAAATTCGTTTAAATGGCTAAATACGGGTGTTAATGCACTTGAGTTTAGGCTCGCCATAATGGGGTGGATGCTTACCTCGTGGGATCACTCGCTTTATGAGATTTTGCGCGGTTCTCACATTGCGGGCGTAAAAGGCGAAAATGAGGAGGAATCTGTTAAGGATGTTATTCGCATGTACATGAATGTACCGCCGTTGTCGATAGAAAGCCTGCGCACAAATGTGGGCGAAGACGGCATGTTTCCCCATGAGTTTATTTATCGTAAACAGACATTAGAAAAAAACTCGGATAATTCACAGGCAATTGTGCCGGGCGAAAGTAGCAGTGGCGTAGATATTGCCGACACAGGAAAATCAACCCTCTATAATATTTTTGGAGCCAAGAAAGGGGGCTATTCAAACCTTACAGAGGCGCACGCCATTGCCATCTATACCTATACAAGCGGCGCTCATAACATATTAAATTCGGTCATGAGTTTTAATATGTCGGAGTTGCTGGCGAAGAAAGCAATTTGGGGAAAACTAAGTAATATTGTTGATTACCATGCTCAGCGAAGTTTTCTAGCGGATAAGCAAGCGAAGGGGACGAATACGGCGAAAGACGACCAAGATTTGCTGACGTTAAAAGCGTCACCCGTGGAATGGATAAATGTACTAACCCCGAAGAAAGAGTCCATTGTTAATGTGTTGGGTGATTCTACTTTACAGCCAGAACAGCGCGATACTTATCGAGAAAAAATATTTAACCCTTGGCTGAGCGCATTAATAGATCAGATTTACCCTGAATTACATATGCACGCCAATATGACCGTTGAGGGTTTAAGTAACTTGCCATCGGTGGACGGGGCGACCGTTTGGCGCGGGGATTGGGTCAGTAAGTTTAGTATGGACTATAACGAAGGAGAGACTGTTGCTTTTGACACATTCTCGAGTTTTTCGCGTAAGCGTAGCAACGGGGAAAATTTCGCATCGCAAGGTAGCCTATCGAATAAAATGTTAATTAAGCTTGATTTGACAGGTAAGGGTGGCAAGGATATTAGCGGGTTATCAATGTTCCCTAATGAGGAAGAAGTGTTGCTAATGCCCGGTGCGATGATGAAAATTAATAAAGCTTCTTGGATTAAAATAGCCGGTGAAGATGTGTGGTTTGTTGAGGCTGAAGAAAAATAA
- a CDS encoding 2OG-Fe(II) oxygenase has translation MTVSNSYVEQKILYPIPLLTQKSPSHAICKGFFSSDDCETLIAIAQAKGYRYFDQSRYGEPGKVRVETCEISPSERESVYAKVAREAVMINQQHWQLTITGIVDPFRVLRYGEGYWSRPHVDRDYRLPDSPKIACIVQLVASTDFIGGVLTIAETDAVTLEQGDAVFLPAHEIHTVSKVGKGTRIVMAAWVHGPVLR, from the coding sequence GTGACGGTATCCAATAGCTATGTAGAGCAAAAAATACTGTACCCCATTCCGTTACTAACGCAGAAAAGCCCTTCGCATGCTATTTGTAAGGGCTTTTTTTCGAGCGACGATTGCGAAACACTGATCGCTATTGCTCAGGCAAAAGGCTACCGCTATTTTGATCAATCCCGTTATGGTGAACCTGGTAAAGTGAGAGTGGAGACTTGTGAAATTTCGCCAAGCGAACGGGAATCCGTTTATGCCAAGGTGGCACGTGAAGCGGTGATGATCAATCAGCAACACTGGCAATTAACTATAACGGGAATTGTCGATCCTTTTCGGGTTTTACGTTACGGCGAAGGTTATTGGTCGCGGCCGCATGTAGATAGGGATTATCGTTTGCCGGATTCACCGAAAATAGCCTGTATTGTACAGCTAGTGGCTAGTACCGATTTTATCGGAGGCGTACTCACAATAGCCGAAACCGATGCGGTTACTTTAGAGCAGGGGGATGCGGTTTTTTTGCCCGCACATGAAATTCATACGGTATCCAAGGTGGGAAAGGGCACTCGAATTGTCATGGCTGCCTGGGTACATGGGCCTGTATTGCGGTAG
- a CDS encoding RiPP maturation radical SAM C-methyltransferase has translation MIQSAEQETTLAQVALVSMPFGLPYMPSLGLSLLKSGLRQRHINADLHYLNLEFTQAIGYTFYQRIAHGGASHLGDWIFYRALYGEPSQELTDTFWRLAFPDNKPRNMAADFPSLQDTVATAQFAAEQFVERQLECVNWSQYRIVGFTSMFQQNIAALSLARRIKERHPTIQLVFGGPNVESDMGLALMRCFPFIDYVFSGEADTTFPQFITALLEDETTLDETLHQFAGVGSRHAIGNRVKPPKKTGDFINDMDSLPYPDFDDFFNAFNLYFPSLKPHLNYETARGCWWGAKSHCTFCGLNGLTMAFRSKSPQRALDEIAYLHDKYMKPQGVLLMQPADQILDLQYFGTLIPQLADIAPNIPTFFETKANLNKSQVYELANAGVQILQPGIESLNSRILTLMGKGCTLLQNVQLLKWCSQYGIYPIWNMLYGFPGETHEDYQQCSALVPLILHLQHPKKYFAIELDRFSPYFNRPENYQLGNIRPPEIMQIMYPFSQQNQHDLCYTFDFDYHEKGSDGEPRTAQSFLGDSLERVAQQWMNTRQRGALLGFTTQDSVLIYDSRPDARNQWLTVKGLFKQLLLEADKIVTVTRLAEFANSHAPETELGSDERVAEFLTCMHSHGLIIQEKQRLISLVVLQTDTETPSMASLAPHASTTLVEQRNLARAQTHSEQQAWHHAAPSPTKEIARDYVVLNIDFERFFDAQAGTCDVQGICVVESFWGTTSYRLQGQLYKTGQKHRMEATLERLSGFASGSCSLSVDITSNTSGELQYNDGANNTLILNATHCHIDNQRYNIQAQGCGFRYASFLASGESLGGAEAIN, from the coding sequence ATGATACAAAGCGCTGAACAAGAAACCACACTAGCGCAGGTTGCTCTGGTGTCTATGCCCTTCGGCCTGCCTTATATGCCTTCATTGGGTTTATCACTATTAAAATCAGGATTACGTCAGCGCCACATAAACGCAGACCTGCACTATTTGAATCTGGAGTTCACCCAAGCGATTGGCTATACATTTTACCAGCGTATTGCCCATGGCGGCGCTAGCCATCTTGGCGACTGGATATTCTATCGCGCGCTGTATGGCGAACCCTCGCAGGAATTAACCGACACTTTTTGGCGTTTGGCATTCCCTGATAACAAGCCAAGAAATATGGCAGCTGACTTCCCAAGTTTGCAGGATACCGTCGCCACGGCTCAATTCGCTGCTGAACAATTTGTTGAACGCCAACTAGAGTGCGTTAACTGGTCGCAATACCGTATCGTTGGTTTCACCAGTATGTTTCAACAAAACATTGCGGCATTGTCTCTGGCACGGCGTATAAAAGAACGGCACCCCACTATTCAGTTAGTGTTTGGCGGCCCCAATGTGGAAAGCGATATGGGGCTAGCGTTAATGCGCTGCTTTCCGTTTATTGATTACGTATTTTCTGGCGAAGCGGATACAACATTTCCGCAATTTATTACGGCGTTGCTGGAAGACGAAACCACACTGGATGAAACACTTCACCAATTTGCAGGAGTCGGCTCACGCCATGCCATAGGCAATAGGGTAAAGCCGCCTAAAAAAACGGGCGACTTTATCAATGATATGGATTCACTACCTTACCCCGACTTCGATGACTTCTTTAACGCATTCAACCTCTATTTTCCCTCGCTAAAACCGCATTTAAATTATGAAACCGCCCGAGGCTGTTGGTGGGGGGCAAAAAGTCACTGTACTTTTTGTGGGCTTAATGGCCTTACCATGGCGTTTCGAAGTAAATCGCCTCAACGAGCGCTCGACGAAATAGCTTACCTGCATGATAAATATATGAAGCCTCAAGGCGTGTTGCTCATGCAACCCGCCGATCAAATATTAGATCTACAATATTTTGGAACATTAATCCCACAACTTGCGGATATTGCGCCCAATATTCCCACCTTTTTTGAAACCAAGGCCAACCTAAATAAATCACAAGTATACGAACTTGCCAACGCTGGTGTACAAATACTGCAACCCGGTATCGAGAGTTTAAACAGCCGTATCCTTACGCTTATGGGGAAAGGCTGTACATTATTGCAAAATGTACAGCTACTAAAATGGTGTTCCCAATATGGTATTTACCCCATTTGGAACATGCTGTATGGGTTCCCCGGTGAAACCCATGAGGACTATCAACAATGCAGCGCATTGGTGCCATTGATTCTACATTTACAACACCCAAAAAAATATTTTGCTATAGAACTGGATCGTTTTAGCCCCTACTTTAATCGGCCGGAAAACTACCAGCTTGGCAATATTCGCCCGCCCGAAATAATGCAGATAATGTACCCTTTTTCCCAACAGAACCAACACGATTTATGCTACACCTTTGATTTTGACTATCACGAAAAAGGCAGCGACGGCGAACCGCGTACGGCGCAAAGTTTTCTCGGTGATTCATTAGAGCGCGTAGCGCAGCAATGGATGAATACCCGGCAGCGCGGTGCTCTACTGGGTTTCACCACGCAAGACAGCGTACTCATTTACGATAGCCGGCCCGATGCCCGCAACCAATGGCTTACGGTGAAAGGCTTATTCAAACAGCTATTGCTGGAAGCAGACAAAATAGTCACCGTGACACGTCTAGCAGAATTCGCGAATAGCCACGCACCCGAGACCGAATTAGGCTCTGATGAACGCGTAGCCGAATTTTTAACCTGTATGCATAGCCACGGATTAATAATACAAGAGAAGCAGCGGCTTATTTCTCTGGTGGTACTGCAGACCGACACAGAAACACCTAGCATGGCTTCACTGGCCCCTCACGCCTCTACAACGCTGGTTGAGCAGAGAAACCTTGCGCGCGCGCAAACACACTCTGAGCAACAAGCGTGGCACCACGCTGCCCCTAGCCCAACCAAAGAAATTGCCCGCGATTACGTCGTACTGAATATTGACTTCGAACGGTTTTTTGACGCGCAGGCAGGTACATGCGATGTACAGGGTATTTGTGTGGTTGAATCGTTTTGGGGAACAACAAGCTATCGCCTACAAGGGCAACTCTATAAAACTGGGCAGAAGCACCGCATGGAAGCCACGTTAGAGCGGCTAAGTGGTTTCGCGTCGGGTTCTTGTTCGCTATCGGTAGACATAACCAGCAACACTTCTGGTGAACTACAGTACAACGATGGCGCCAACAACACCCTAATACTTAACGCCACACATTGTCACATCGATAATCAGCGCTATAACATCCAAGCACAAGGGTGCGGTTTTCGCTATGCCAGCTTCTTAGCTTCTGGTGAAAGCTTGGGTGGCGCAGAAGCCATTAATTAA
- a CDS encoding 7-cyano-7-deazaguanine synthase has translation MESIAVLSSGGMDSAILLFHLAQQHKVTPIYVAQGLAWEQPEQHALRQFVDALNHPNIRTLEILNFPVNRLYGDHWSVSGDGVPAADAPDEMVFLPARNVLLFTAAAIWCHQHGVNKIAVGSLEGNPFPDASDEFFQQLSCLLSTALSHKIEILAPFRHKKKNDLIKRYNSLPLGLTLTCNAPRHQQHCGECNKCFERQQAFLKVGIDDTTQYACATMV, from the coding sequence ATGGAATCTATCGCTGTTTTAAGCAGCGGCGGCATGGACAGCGCAATACTGCTATTTCATCTCGCCCAACAACACAAAGTGACGCCCATATACGTTGCGCAAGGCTTGGCGTGGGAACAACCTGAGCAACACGCCCTGCGGCAATTTGTGGATGCTCTGAATCACCCAAACATTCGCACTCTTGAGATTTTAAATTTTCCGGTAAATCGCCTTTATGGCGATCACTGGAGTGTCAGCGGCGACGGTGTGCCCGCAGCCGACGCCCCTGATGAAATGGTATTTTTGCCCGCAAGGAATGTCTTATTGTTTACGGCGGCTGCCATTTGGTGCCATCAACACGGGGTTAATAAAATTGCCGTTGGTTCACTGGAGGGCAACCCCTTTCCCGATGCCAGCGATGAATTTTTTCAGCAATTATCTTGCCTTTTAAGCACTGCTTTAAGCCATAAAATTGAGATATTGGCGCCCTTTCGACACAAAAAGAAAAATGATTTGATAAAACGCTATAACAGCCTGCCTTTAGGGCTAACGCTAACCTGCAATGCGCCACGCCATCAACAACACTGCGGGGAATGTAATAAATGCTTTGAACGCCAGCAGGCCTTTTTAAAAGTTGGTATTGACGACACGACGCAATACGCTTGCGCAACAATGGTGTGA